Part of the Pseudomonas sp. M30-35 genome is shown below.
GACCAAGCAAGGAGGAATATTTAAAATACCTTTTTTAACAAAATCAAATATTCAGACGAAACATAAATTGTAAAGCTATATATTGAAGCTCATAGCAATGAAGTAACGAAAGGATGCGCTTCTTCTGGCTACGTTGTACCGACAAGTACGAAGCACCGCAGAGGAGGTATATGAATCAGGTAGGATTAAAATGAACTCAAAAGACTTTGACCTCAATTCACTGTTAATACTTAATGCTGTTATCGAATGTAGAAGTGTGACAGCGGCTGCAAGAAAACTTGCCATGTCGCCTTCATCCGTAACTTATGCCATCAACAAAATCAGGAAGACAACTTCTAACCCTATTTTTACCCGATCTAAAAATGGCATTACTCCTACCACTTTAGCGCACGAACTAAACCATCGATATGTCAAGGCTATATCGTTGATTACCGATGGTCTCAACTTTTCCTTCCATTCTGATAACCCTGATATTTATCGCAACATCACGGTCAGCACCTACACATTTTTTGAGCTTTGGTTTTCGCACTTTACACATCAGAATCAAGACTTAATGGATGGGTTGTGCCTTAACTTTGTTAATATTCCTATCTCCAATGAACAGCGCATCATGAAAATCAGGAATCACGAGGTGGATCTGGATATTGGAGGACTGTTGCCTAATGATACCTCTATCATTTCTCAGCGACTCTTCTCTTCGAAATTCAAGGCATTAGTCAGCGCCAATCACCCAACCATCAAGGATTGCCTTACTCTTGATGACTGGAACAGTAATAAGCATATTAAATGGGCGCAATTCCCGGATGAAACATTAATTCAGGAAGGTGATGCAAATCAAATAGAGGAGATTTATAGCAGGCGCATCGGTATGTGCTCTGAAAACTCTCTTAACTCGATGATGATTTGCGGCATGTCTGACTACATCATGCTGATTCCCGAATACCTAGAGAGATTCCTGGTAAATTATTTCCCGCTAAAAGTTTATGATTTACCTTTTGAAACCACAATGACTTCAACTCTTTATGCACACTTTCATAGTTCAGCTAAGCGTAAAGGTTTCATTAGTCTATGCCTTGATGCTATTAAGGCTATGGAACCAGAGCAAGAAAGCTCTGACCTCGATTCGTAAATACTCAGTGAGTCTACGCAAACAGATGACTGACTGGTTCAGTCACCTGTTTTACCCGCCATGTAACTTATCCTCTTTGTGCGGTAATCTTTAACTCTCCCTTCTGGTAGTCATCTACTAAAAAGAAAGGCAAAGGTAATGTCCATCTTCCATTCTGAACATTCACTTCATAATCCACATAATGCTTCCTAGTCTCTAGTCTGACCGTTATCTTTGACCCATCTGCGCTATCAGCTGTTCCTCCAATACTGGAGTAACTGGTATTACTCCCTATATGAAAATGCTCGGTTTGCCAGCGAACCGGGGCATGTGTAGGGTAGCGTTGCGCATGATGAAAAAGAAAAATTTCGTCATGGTTAAGGATGCTCTGACGCACAGTCGGCCAGACCTCAGATCGCAGAAATTGCTGGTCAGTAAAACGCGCACTTCCGTTGTACTGCCGGACAAATTTCACCATCAACTCTTTAACGCAAGGGAAGCCACCCCGACACCCTCCCCATAACCCGGCCAATAACAGCTCGGTATGGGTAAAGTAATCTCGCATATGATGGAACCAGTATGGAGAAGCAAGCCATTCGTTTACAGCAGCTACTTCTTTTTCGGAAAACAAAGAGTCAGCATCGCGAAGCAGATAACGGGTTACAGAAGGATCATCCATTACAAGGAAGCGCCACATCGTTGGTGTGATCTCGGATTCTCCGGTCATATCGAATAACTGAACGGCAAGCTCGCGCAAACGGTTTATGACGGTTTCGGGCACCGAATCGTTGTAATACACACGGCAGGCCCATGCAGGGTAAAGTTCGGTAGCGATTTCAGCATTTTTGATCATCGTTTCACAATATTTTGGGCTGGCGCCGTAAAGACTGAACGAGATGACATTCTGCGTTTTATCGCTGGGATCAAATTGCGGGGGCGCTTCTGAAGGTAGTTCGTAACGAGCCCCATTGCTGCAAGCCTGGTCGGAAAGCGTCAGAGAATAGTGCCCATACTTCTGCAGCTCTTCCGTTTTGCCCAGCCATCCGCAAACCTCAGCAAGGCCATCCAGCCAGTTGCCAGGGAACTGCTTCTGCTCCTTACTCATAAACATTTTCATGTAGATGTCGTATGCCATGAGATGATCGCCGGTACGCATCAGTGTCAAAGCATAATCATTGAGAACTGAAGGATTATCAGGGCTCAGCGCCAGCACAGATTCGCAGCATTTTCTGGCTTCAAAGTAATCGCCCATCGACATAGACTTTTTGAACGTCTCGGCCAATCGCAGCATTTTGTTTTGAATATTCTTTCTACTATGTGCTAGCGGAATAAATTTACGTGAAGATCTCATACTGATCCTTTTTATTGATACTTTGCAATCAGTATAACAACTACATGGTAACAATATTCCGACCTTCAGATTGTTTTATTAAAATACCCTCTTTGGTATTTTAAAAATTTATACACTGATGCAGTTATAAACCCACGCACTCATAACCCCATGCTTTATTTAAATCATTACTTATAAAGCAGAGAGTTACACTGCACATTAATTATTGAAATTTCACTTTACACTTAACTCGACTATTCCAATAATTAAAACCCCTGCTGCCATTATATAGCTTACTAATAATAAACAGCTTGCTTGCCTTATGATTTTGGTATTTATGAGTATTAGAAGCATAGGGAAGTCCATTACTGGGTTTAGCATCTAAATGAGACTCCATGAGTCGACTTACCATTACCACCCTCGAACAAAGCCGCCCCTCGCCCATACAGGTATTCAACACGAACGAGGTGACTTCTGCTGAACTGCCCTCAGAATCCTGGAGACTAAACTTTCAATGAAAGGAGACCTGACTAGCACAACCGGCGCCATCGGCACCCGGGAACACACAGCCAGCGCTGGCAGCGTGACGAATATTTGGAAGGCAGAGATACAGCGTGTGTACGATGAAAACTACAGTGTCTATGGCGCGCGCCCGTATGATCTAGCGCTAGCTGCAGCGAGAAGGCATCCATATGGCTGGTATACGTACAACGGAGGGGCTGATGAAAACAATGGAACTGGCGGGTGTCATCATCAATGGAGACCTCGCTCGTGGTGAACGCGCAGGTACAGCCGCGGCAGGCAAGACGCCCTTCAGGGCACCATCCATCTATGACAAAGGTTCTCAGTACGTATCACTGACGTATACACAACGGCTGCAGGATGCAGAACTGCCAACCACCGGGTGAGGAACAGGCATTCTATGCCTCAGGCTGCACCTTTCCGTCAAGTCTAGCCAGCTGCAGGGCAATCAGGTCAGATTGCCCGCATTGTCAAGTCATAAATTCAGTTTCGGCCATTGTCCATAAGCGCAACATTTGCATAACGGTGTCTTCTGAAAAAAACACCCTGTCAGCATACGCTTCCAGGGTGGGGGGACCATCTCATTAGCCCCGACCGAAGCCGGGGGAGTTGTCAAAGTCAGATAATACTTTTCAAGTTATGAAACCTGTTGCAGCTCCACGCCCTGCTGCACCAGCAGCTCAACGTTCAGGTCTGCGTGTTGGTAGACTTCATACTGCACACCGCCTGCGGTGACCTGTCCTGCATCCTGCCAGTCGTTGGTCATATCCTCAACCTTAAGCTCAATCACATCACCCGCATCGCCAGTGACTGCCAGCTGCTTATTGCCGTCCTGAATAAACAGGTTGTCATGGGCTTCGCTCAGAATGTCATTCAGCGTCAGTTGCAGGGTGTTCTGCTGATGGTCGGTGATGTCTATATACGACTTAGCTTCGACCTGTGACAAAAGTACTGCATCGTCGCCGCTATCTACAGAATTCGCATTACTTGCTTCCTGCATCATGGTGTTAGGAGTTGTCGTTGTCGACCCCCATTCTACCCCTGCCACAAAAGATGCATCGTGTAGGGTGAATGAAGCAATTGCTTCGCCATTGGCTGCGGTAGCAGTCATAAGATCCATGCTAAGGTTATGGCCATAATTTGAATCTGTGAAGGCAGTGACTTCGATAACATTGCCTTCCGCATTATAAAAGGTCACCGAGTCTGTACCTGCGCCACTAATGGTGACTGTGTCTGCAATACCGGGCAATCTGACATGCACTTCTCCAGTCTTCTGCTTCTGGTCATCAAAGGCTGTATACACATAAGTGTCGCCACCTAAACGATTCGTAAAGCCTTTTGGCGCGCTACCCTGAAACATTTCGACAGTGCTGGTTACTTTCACGCCCTGAGCGGTAATGAACGAGTAGCCCTGCTCATTACCGGCATCGCCAAACTGTTCAATGCCGGAGGTGTACGGCGCATCCTGATTACTGGCAACAAAATTCACCACATATTCAGCGCTGGAAGCACTGATATTACCTGCGGCATCCTTCGCTGTGGCGGTAATAACACGGTTACCGTACACATTAGACCTGAACTCATCAGTCATCTGGAATGTCCAGTTACCCTGGGCATCTGCTACTACTGAACCGTCGATATAGCGCTGTCCATTTGCCTCGATAACATGGCTGATAGTAACGATGCTGTTCGCCTCAGCGGTGCCCGATATCTTCACCAGAGAGTCATCCGTGAGGTCGCCGTTTGCCACCTCACCCTTCATTACGCCTATGTCGTCATAGACACTGGTAATAACCGGTGCATCCGGTGCCGTGGTGTCAGGCACATCAATATTCACCACAAAGCCGCCGGATTTACCACTGGTATTGCCAGCCGCATCAGTCGCAGTGGCCGTAAAGGTATGGCTGCCTTCGCTGCGTGCAGGTGGCGTGTAGCTCCAGGTGCCGCTGCTGCCTGCCGTGACGGAGCCAATTGCCTGACCGTTATCGTAGATCATCACGATGCTGCTGGCTTCTGCCGTACCGAACAGAATTGGCATCGTGTCGTCGGTGGTGTCGCCTGACTGAATATAACCGGTCTGATCTAGATGATCGTAGACACTGGTAATAACCGGTGCATCCGGTGCCGTGGTGTCATCCTGGTTGGTGCCGACATACTTCACCGAATAAGCAGCGCTTTTGGCACTGCCATTTCCTGCTTCATCAGTGGCTGTGGCCGTAAAGCTGTAGTTGCCTTTAAAGCGAAAACCTTTATTGGAGTCCGGTACAATGAAGCTCCAGTCGCCATTACTGTCAGCCTGTGTGCTGCCCATAGCATAGGTGACGCCGTTAGGCCCTTTACGACTCAGTACGACAATGCTGCTGGCTTCTGCGGTACCAAAGAGTTCCGGTGTTTTATCATCCGTTTTTCCGCCATATCCCACATCACCCTGCTGACTGCCAGCGTTGTCCTGAATGCTGGTGATAACCGGACGGGTGATAACGGTGTCAACGGTAATATCGAAACTGGCAGTCTGCGCGCTTTCACCGGCTGCGTTTACGGCTGCCGCGGTCAGGCTGTGAGCCCCGTCTGTCAGGTTAGTAGCAGGGGTGAATGCCCAAGTACCGTTATCTGTGGCCGTAACAGAGCCCAGCAGCTTTCCGTTGTCATAAATATTAACGATGCTGCCAGCATCGGCATAACCGGATAACGCCGGGCGCGCATCATTGGTCAGGCCACCATCTTTCAGTTCACCGGTGAAGCCTTTAACATCGTCCATAACGCTGTCAATCACTGGCGCCGCAGGTGGGCCACCCACATCCTGGTTGGCCTCTGTAGTGGTGAGGTTGTACTCATTGGAAAGCCACACCGTGTTGCCGTTACCCGGGTCAATCAGGCTTACCTGAAACGCATTTTCGGTTCCCGCGATTAACGGCGTCTCTGGCGTGTACGACCACTTGCCGCTATCCTCTACCACGGTATAACCCACAACGGAACCGTTAAGGAAAACGCGGATGCTAAGCCCTTCAGCTCCCGGCAGATAACCGGAGAGGGTGGGCTGCAGGTCATCGGTCAGACCACCATCGGCAATCACCCCCTGATGGGTTCCGATGTTATCAGTAATGCTGTCAATGTGAATGAGGGTAGAAAAATCTGTGGCCAGTGCCGCAAGGTTATTTTCTGTTTTTTTAGTTACATCAGACATAATGTCCGGCTCTCCGTTATTTAATGACTGCAGAAACAACACCCGAAAATGAGAGCTGTTTCCCTGATGGCATCGACGACAACAATAAATATTACTGCCATGCAGAATAATGGAGGCCGTTGCACAACGGAACCAACGGTATTTAAAAAGTATAATTTATAAAACAGAATAACCATAAAAGCAGGTGATTATGGTATATCGCGATTTCACAAATCACTGAGAAAACAAAAAATTAACGCATCGCCATAAGATATTACAAGCAAACCAAATTTGTTATTTTAAAAACCATAACAATAAATAATAAAAAATCCGCACAACATGTGCAACTCGAATTTAACTTAACCTTATGTAAGCTCTCAAGAAAAGGGTATGGCACTATCGCTAGTGCATGTCCGTTAAAAAGATATCACGAGAGATATTTCATGACATTTTCATGGTGGGGTCTTCATGGAAAAAACACCCTGTCAGCATACGCTTCCAGGGTGGGGGGACCATCTCATTAGCCCCGACCGAAGCCGGGGGAGTTGTCAAAGTCAGATAATACTTTTCAAGTTATGAAACCTGCTGCAGCTCCACGCCCTGCTGCACCAGCAGCTCAACGTTCAGGTCTGCGTGTTGGTAGACTTCATACTGCACGCCGCCTGCGGTGACCTGCCCTGCATCCTGCCAGTCGCGGGCCATATCTTCCACCTTCAGCTCAACCACGTCCCCGGCATCACCGGTAATGGCCAGCTGCTGCTTGCCATCCTGAATAAACAGGTTGTCATGTGCTTCGCTCAGAATGTCGGTCAGCGTCAGTTGCAGGGTGTTCTGCTGCTGATCGGTAATATCTGCTGTAGCCCCCTGCAGCCCCTGCTGCTCATTCACTTCGGACAGGGTCATCACTGAAGGCTGTGCGTTATGGAGCTCATCTCCAACCAGTTGCACGTCCACATCAGATGAGTACATTAAGCTTTGCCCCTGCAGGTTTACACTTTTTTGCACCATAGTGATGTTATCCAGCCAGAAATCATTGCCAACTGCATTTGCAGTTTTGTCATTGAACGCTAGAACCACTTCACCGCTCGTTTCTGCGGTCCAGCTCCCCTTCACATAGGTGACACCATCCTGCGCAGTTTCATAGGATGTCACCGCTTGGCCGTTCACCGTCATAGCAACAGAGGCTCGCTGTCCCTCATCAACAGCTTGCTCATTGCGCCCATAAGCAAACTCGAAGTTATAGCTCTGACCGGCTCTCACCAAGATAGTGGTACTCATAACATCGCCAGAATAGTCAGTTCCAAGCTCGGAATTGGTGTTGAAATAAATACGTCCATCCCGGAAGCTCACATTCCCCGGCTTAGCATTTTCATCTACCAGCGTCCAGCCCTGAGTTGTCTTATCATTGAAATTCCAGCTGTACGTCTCAGGCAAATCAAAGTTATCAGCTACGCGCTGAAAGGAGTAATCCTCTACAGCACTCTTGTTACCTGCTGCGTCAATAGCATATACACTGAAATTATGGATACCGTGCTGAAGTACACCAAAATTGTATTCCCACTTTCCGTCACTGTTTGTCTGAACGCTAGCGTTATACGAGTAGCCTGTTGATGGTACTGTTTCAGAAATGTAAACCGTACTGCCTGGCTCAGCTGTACCTGTAAGCGTCGGATACAAGTCATCTGATTTACCGCCATCAGGCACTAGGCCCGTCTTCACGCCAGAGTCATCTATCAGGCCATCAATGGTTACTGAAGTGTGCGTATCCACATTCACCACAAAGCCCGCAGACTTGCCGCTGACATTACCTGCCGCATCCGTTGCCGTTGCCGTAAAGGTGTGCTTCCCTTCGCTGCGGGCTGACGGAGTGAAACTCCAGTTGCCGCTGCTGTCTGCTGTGACAGAACCTGTCACTGAGCCATTATCGTAAATCTTCACGATACTGTTGGCTTCAGCCTTACCGTTCAGCGCTGGCGCGGTGTCATCGGTGCTGGCACCGTTTGACAAGTTACCTTTTGATGCTCCCACATCGTCGTAAACACTAGTAATAACGGGTGCATCAGGTGCAGTGGTGTCTTTGTCTTCAGCATAATAAATCAGCCAGCTATTACTGTTTTCACTGATATTTCCAGAGGCATCAGTTGCAACCGCATAATAATTATACCCGCCTCCTGATGTCGCACTGTAGCTGAGCTCCACAGACCAACTGCCGTCTTCACCGGCGATGGTCTGCCCTCTCACGCTGTTGTTAAAATCATAAATGGTGATCTGTGCCCCGGCCTCCGCCGTACCGTGCATAACCGGTCGGGTATCATCCGTTGCATCTCCATTAGCGATGTCTCCCTGATATTCGCCCACGTTATCGTACGCACCAGTGATAACCGGGGCGTCAGGTGCAGTGGTGTCAGTATCAATGTTCAGTACAAACTGCGCTGAGGCTCCACTGACATTGCCTGCGGCATCTGTTGCAGTGGCGGTGAAAGTATGTAAGCCCTCGCTGAGAGGCAGGCCGTAAATAGCCCAGCTCCCGGTAATGGTTGTGATCGTGGAGCCCACCACACTACCGTTTTCATAAACTGTTATCAGGCTGCCCACTTCGGCGGTGCCGAGTAAATCAGGCCTGGTATCGTCCGTGGTGCCGCCGTTATACACGGGTCCCTGAATCTCACCGACATTATCCTTGGCCAGTAGAAATTCCGGAGCATCCGGTGGCGAGGTATCCGGAAGAGCAATGTTCAACTCAAAGCCCATAGAGCTTGCGCTGGTATTACCGGACGCATCCGTTGCGGTAACAGTGAAGGTGTGCTCACCTACACTGCGTACGGGCAGCGTGAAGTCCCAGGCTCCGCCGCTGCCTGCTGTGGTTGAGCCAATCGCCTTGCCGTTATCGTAAATCGTCACGACACTATTGGCTTCAGCATTCCCGGCTAGTTGCGGCGTGGTATCTTCGGTAGTTTCGCCGGCGTCGAGTCCATTCAGTGAGCTGCCAGTGTCGTCAATAGCGAAAGTGATTTCCGGAACATCAGGTGCAGTGGTGTCGTCCTGGTTTTCACCAACAAACTGGATTGAATATTTGTCACCGTAGTCATACCAGGCGTTCCCGGCTTTATCCACGCCGCTGATGCCAAACGAGTAAGTCCCCTGACTGGTGAACGCTTTTGGCTGATAGCTCCAGGTGCCGTCTGCACCGGCAGTCACGCTCTGGTAATACAGCTCTTTGCCGTTCGGGCCAAAGACGTGAATGTCTACACGACTGTTAGCTTCCGCATGGCCGGTCAGTACCGGGCGGCTGTCATCGGTCAGTCCACCATCAGCAACGTTGCCCTGCGCACCCCCTTGGTTATCGGTAACCGTGTCGATTACTGGTTTGATGATTGTTGTGTCAACGGTAATGTCGAAGCTGGCAGTCTGCGCGCTTTCGCCGGCTGCGTTTACGGCAGCAACGGTTAGACCGTGAGCGCCGTCTGTCAAGTCAGTGGCAGGAGTGAATGTCCATTTGCCGTCGGCGGCAGCCGTCGTGGAGCCGAGCAGTACGCCGTTGTCATAGATGTTGATAACCGCGCCAGCCTCAGCATGGCCGGACAGCGCCGGGCGCGCATCATTGGTCAGGCCACCGTCCTGCAGCTCACCTGTGAAGCCTTTATAACCCTTAACGTCATCCACCACGCTGTCAATCACTGGCGCCGCCGGGGTGGCCACATCCTGGTTTGCACCAACAAACTGGATTGAATATTTGTCACCGTAGTCATACCAGGCGTTCCCGGCTTTATCCACGCCGCTGATGCCAAACGAGTACGTTCCCTGCGTGGTGAACGCTTTCGGTTGGTAGCTCCAGGTGCCGTCTGCACCGGCAGTCACACTCTGGTAATACAGCTCTTTGCCATTCGGGCCGAAGACGTGAATATCCACACGGCTGTTGGCTTCCGCATGACCGGTCAGTACCGGTCGGCTGTCATCGGTCAGGCCGCCGTCAGCTACGACACCCCGTGCAGCACCCTGGTCGTCGGTGACCGCATCCAATACCGGCTTGCTGATAACGGTGTCAACGGTAATGTCGAAACTGGCAGTCTGCGCGCTTTCGCCGGCTGCGTTTACAGCTGCCGCGGTCAGGCTGTGAGCCCCGTCTGCCAGGTTAGTAGCAGGGGTGAATGTCCAAGTACCGTTATCTGTGGCCGTAACAGAGCCCAGCAGTTTTCCGTTGTCATAAATATTAACGATGCTGCCAGCATCGGCACGACCGGACAACGCCGGACGCGCATCATTGGTCAGGCCACCGTCCTGCAGTTCACCTGTGAAACCTTTATAACCCTTAACGTCATCCACCACGCTGTCAATAATCGGCGCCGCAGGTGGGCCACCCACATCCTGGTTGGCTTCTGTGGTAGTGATGTTGTACTCGTTGGAGAGCCACTGCGTGTTGCCGTTAGCCGGGTCAATCAGGCTTACCTGAAACGCATTTTCGGTTCCCGCGATTAACGGCGTCTCTGGCGTGTACGACCACTTGCCGTCATCCTCTACCACGGTATAACCCACAACGGAACCGTTAAGGAAAACGCGGATGCTAAGCCCTTCAGCTCCCGGCAGATAACCGGAGAGGGTGGGCTGCAGGTCATCGGTCAGACCACCATCGGCAATCACCCCCTGATGGCTGCCGATGTTATCAGCAATGCTGTCAATGTGAATGAGGGTAGAAAAATCTATGGCCAGTGCCGCAAGGTTATTTTCTGTTTTTTTAGTTACATCAGACATAATATCCGGTTCTCCGTTATTTAATAACTGCATAAACAACACTCAAAAACGAGAGCTGTTTCCCTGATGGGTATTCTCGATAACAGTAAATATTACCGCTACGCAGAATAATGGAGGCCGTTACACAACGGAATCGACGGCATTTAAAAAGTATAATTTATAAAACAGAATAACCATAAAAGCAGGTGATCAGGATATATCGCGACTTCACAAATCACTGGAAAAACAAAAATCAGCGCATCGCCATAAGATATTACAAACAAACCAAATTCGTTATTTTGAAAAGCACAATAATAAATAACCGCATAACGTGGCGACTCGAATTTAATTTAACTTTATGTAAAAGCTCAAGAAAAAGGTATGACACTATTAAATCTGACGGGTGAGTGTAACTGGCTAAACGATAAAAGCTGGCTGAAGTAGAAGGCTTTTTCAGTAAAAACAGGAAAGCAGTTCGCCACCATGCTTGTTTTGCAGGATAAGGCCACGGGGAATGTCAGCTTTGAATTCTCTACAAACACAATAGTATTTTATCCATTAGAATCTTAGGTTATTTAATGGCTAGTAACACTTACGGCGAAGTTATGCGCGTTTTATCTAACGTGCGCAACATCCGTGCATTTGTCCGTGACAATTGAAAGTGAAGGATTTGACCCTTGGCAATTGGCGGGTGATGAATTTCAACCTAGAACTCGAACAAACTGGTGGAACCACTAGTTCCAACACTTAAACAGCATGTAGACCACGACTTGAGTGCCAACGTTATCCGCAAAGCTCTAGGTGATGGGCAGCGTCCGATCTTTGACTGATCACGCCACCGTCAAACCCCGTTGATCCTGGGCTTTTCGAGGGGTGAAGTCCAACGGAACGAAAACGTACACTAAATGTGTATTCCGACGATTCTGACACCCAGTTCCAGCGATTGCACCCGGCATATCCTTAGAGCTGTTCTGGCACAATGTTCGTAAATAGGAGCCAATTGGCCGATATCTTGAAAAAGGTACACTCTTGCCTGATTCGACAATACAAGGAGATTTTCATGGCGACGGACAGCTTTAAAGACCAGACTTACCCGTTCGATCAGAGTTCGGATCTGGACACCGGCTGGCTGGCGGACAGCACCGGCACCCGCGACTCCAGTTGGGGAACTAATCACGGCTGGGGCCGTCAGGCCGAGTTGCCGAAGACCAAGCCAGCTAACGGCGGCGCATCCTTTGCCGCATGGGAGCAGAAAGCTGAAGCCATCCCCGAGCTTTCGGACTGGCCACCACCGGACATGCCCAAGTTCCCCGTCCCACTGCCGCCCGGTTTTTATGTCGTACCACGCAGCATGTCCGGCGAGCAGGTACTCGCCAAGTTGTTTGCCGATACGCCCTACAAAGATCTGGTCAGCCGCATCAAGTCGCTGAATCCCACCTTCGCCCAAGGTTTCAAGGCTGGGGAAATGTTGGTCTTGGGTAACCTCATCAACCCAACCGCCTGCCTGCGTGAAGAGGCCGACCTGATGGCGGCTGCCGCCAAGGTACGTACCGCCCTGGAGCCGTTGAGCGAAGGCGAAGCCGACTTCATGGCAAGGCATCAGGCTGAAATTGCCTTGATGGTGGGTGGCGCCAGCAAGTCGCTAGGGATTAGCACCGACATGCTGGGAAAGGGCTTGAAGCAGATCGAGGAGACGCTTCGCGACATCGAGTTTCTCCACCAACGCGAATTTGCCACACATGGCCATCTGCAAAGTTCGCAATTCTTTGCCACCCGCCAGCAGTTGTACCGCCAGCTCGACAAGCAGTTGAAGGCCACCTTCCTCGGCAAGCAGCTAGGCTTGGGAAGCTATTCAACCCTGCGCCGTGACCTCGGCATTTCTACCCGCAGCCTGGTACACCATTGGAGCAATGGCGGTGCACCGGGCCAGATTCCCGGCTACGCCACCCATATGGACGAGGTCGCCAAAGCGGCCAAATACCTCAAGTACGGCGGCTATATTGGCATCGCCTTGGGCGGCACGGCCTCTACCTTGAAGGTTAAGGAGGTGTGCGAGGCGGGGGAAACCCAGGCGTGCCAGAAAATCCGCTTCACTGAGACGGGCAGCTTTGCTGGGGGGGTAGGTGGTGGATCAGCAGGAATATGGGCTGGTGGGCTTGCTATTCCGACAGTTTGCCCGGCTATCGGACTAGCTTCGGGCGGCTTAGGTGGAATCGTTTGCGGCCTAGTTGTAATCGCCGGGGCTTCGGTTGCTGGCAGTGCTGGTGGTGGGTGGGCTGGAGGTTTGGTGGGAGAGAAAATCTACGAGAGGAGCCAGCAATGAACTTCAACGTTTGGTTTGAAACTTGGCCCTTGGATTTGCAGATTGCCTTTCTTTTGGCACCCTTCGTGATTGCGCTGTCTGGCGTTGCGATTGGCGTCTATATCGCTTGTAGCCGCCACTTCGATAGCATGATCTCGGCGTTTCCCAAAAGCGCTTGGGCTAGACAGCGGGACATCTTGGGAACAAGCAGTCTGGCCTCGCGGTGCTACTTGGTCAGCTCGCTCAGCGGTGCCTTGCTCTTTCCGCAGCACCTTGTTCGCAAAGGAGTGATCGATGCCGACGATGTCAGCGATTTCCCCCCTTCGCTGAGGCGTCTGATGGCAGTATCCGCTTGGCTGGTAATTGTCGGCATGGCCTGGTTATTCCTGGCTGTTGGCCTGCTCAAGCTTAGCGGTGCCACATAACCCTCTGATTGTAATCGCCAGGGCTTCGGTTGCTGGCAGTGTTGGCGGGGGGGTGGGCTGGTGGGCTAGCGGGAGAAGAAATCTATAAGGTGTTGCAATGATTGACTTTTATAGTTGGCACCCATACTTACGAATCACTTTCCTTCTCGCACCTTTCGTGATTGCGCTGTCTGGCTTGGCTGTTCAGGTATACATCACCCATCGTTACTATGATCAAGTTATTTCGGCGTTTCCAAATAGCCTTGGCGTACGGAATTATCAACGGATGTGGGCAGGATTCGATTTCATATCGCGCTGCATGCAGGTTGGTAGCACCGGAGGTTT
Proteins encoded:
- a CDS encoding Ig-like domain-containing protein; the protein is MSDVTKKTENNLAALAIDFSTLIHIDSIADNIGSHQGVIADGGLTDDLQPTLSGYLPGAEGLSIRVFLNGSVVGYTVVEDDGKWSYTPETPLIAGTENAFQVSLIDPANGNTQWLSNEYNITTTEANQDVGGPPAAPIIDSVVDDVKGYKGFTGELQDGGLTNDARPALSGRADAGSIVNIYDNGKLLGSVTATDNGTWTFTPATNLADGAHSLTAAAVNAAGESAQTASFDITVDTVISKPVLDAVTDDQGAARGVVADGGLTDDSRPVLTGHAEANSRVDIHVFGPNGKELYYQSVTAGADGTWSYQPKAFTTQGTYSFGISGVDKAGNAWYDYGDKYSIQFVGANQDVATPAAPVIDSVVDDVKGYKGFTGELQDGGLTNDARPALSGHAEAGAVINIYDNGVLLGSTTAAADGKWTFTPATDLTDGAHGLTVAAVNAAGESAQTASFDITVDTTIIKPVIDTVTDNQGGAQGNVADGGLTDDSRPVLTGHAEANSRVDIHVFGPNGKELYYQSVTAGADGTWSYQPKAFTSQGTYSFGISGVDKAGNAWYDYGDKYSIQFVGENQDDTTAPDVPEITFAIDDTGSSLNGLDAGETTEDTTPQLAGNAEANSVVTIYDNGKAIGSTTAGSGGAWDFTLPVRSVGEHTFTVTATDASGNTSASSMGFELNIALPDTSPPDAPEFLLAKDNVGEIQGPVYNGGTTDDTRPDLLGTAEVGSLITVYENGSVVGSTITTITGSWAIYGLPLSEGLHTFTATATDAAGNVSGASAQFVLNIDTDTTAPDAPVITGAYDNVGEYQGDIANGDATDDTRPVMHGTAEAGAQITIYDFNNSVRGQTIAGEDGSWSVELSYSATSGGGYNYYAVATDASGNISENSNSWLIYYAEDKDTTAPDAPVITSVYDDVGASKGNLSNGASTDDTAPALNGKAEANSIVKIYDNGSVTGSVTADSSGNWSFTPSARSEGKHTFTATATDAAGNVSGKSAGFVVNVDTHTSVTIDGLIDDSGVKTGLVPDGGKSDDLYPTLTGTAEPGSTVYISETVPSTGYSYNASVQTNSDGKWEYNFGVLQHGIHNFSVYAIDAAGNKSAVEDYSFQRVADNFDLPETYSWNFNDKTTQGWTLVDENAKPGNVSFRDGRIYFNTNSELGTDYSGDVMSTTILVRAGQSYNFEFAYGRNEQAVDEGQRASVAMTVNGQAVTSYETAQDGVTYVKGSWTAETSGEVVLAFNDKTANAVGNDFWLDNITMVQKSVNLQGQSLMYSSDVDVQLVGDELHNAQPSVMTLSEVNEQQGLQGATADITDQQQNTLQLTLTDILSEAHDNLFIQDGKQQLAITGDAGDVVELKVEDMARDWQDAGQVTAGGVQYEVYQHADLNVELLVQQGVELQQVS